The DNA window ACACAAGTTTATTCTATGTCCTTTTTAGTTTgcaataataatataataataataactatcTGCAAAATGTGTTCAAGCTTACGACATGAGCTTATAATGAGTTTATTTCACCGCCTGTTTCCATGAGGAACCGTGGGTGATGAGCCTGTCGTGGAAGATCGGGTGGACCACCACTGGAGGTAGCTGTAGTTCACTCTTGATTCTCTTCAGATCGTATAAATCTTTCGCCTTTTACTAAAGATTTCCGTGGAGAGGCTCAACAGGAGTTTATCTCAATTTTTTGATGCCCTGCGTTAGCGGGGCTTCCTGTACATGTTCAAGAATAAAGCACAAAATTTGACATTAATATGTTCAGTAATGATTTTAATATGGAAACCAAGCTATTATCAAATAGTTACTTAAAATGTGTGGTTGATTAATCGGACTAGGATGTTGtcagtcattttaaaacataGAACAACTGTCGGATGCGATAGAATAACATCGTGCATGTTCTAATTGTCATTATAACTCCAAGGAGCGCACGCGTCGGCACCTTTATATATGCCTTTTTCTAATTTAAGTTAGAAAGGAAGATGTTTTCACTGTCGTTTGCAATTTCAATGCGTCGAATCCGTTCGATAACTTAATTTAAAATTTTGTCGAAATATGACAAACTTAGAATTTTGTCGAAATATGCTCATTGTGTGTGAAATCCTGCTCCTCGCCCCAGCGCCTCTAGGGGGCAGGACTGTCCTCCACGGTGATTACAACCCAGAAGAAAACGAGAATGCAGCTATGCACCGAGGCCAGACAACGTTGTTTTATCAAAAGTAATTTTGGGCTATGACACAAGTTTATTCTATGTCCTTTTTAGTTTgcaataataatataataataataataactatcAGCAAAATGTGTTCAAGCTTATGACATGAGCTTATAATGAGTTTATTTCACCGCCTGTTTCCATGAGGAACCGTGGGTGATGATCCTGTCGTGGAAGATCGGCTGGACCACCACTGGAGGTAGCTGTAGTTCACTCTTGATTCTCTTCAGATCGTATAAATCTTTCGCCTTTTACTAAAGATTTCCGTGGAGAGGCTCAACAAGAGTTTATCTCAATTTTTTGATGCCTTGCTTTAGCGGGGCTTCCTGTACATGTTTAAGAATAAAGCACCATATTTCGACATTAGTAAATTCAGGAGTCATTCTAGTATGGAGCTCGAGCTGTTATAAAATAGCTACTTAAAATGTGTGGTTGATTAATCGGACTAGGATGTTGtcagtcattttaaaacataGAACAACTGTCGGATGCGATAGAATAACATCGTGCATGTTCTAGTTGTCATTATAACTCCAAGGAGCGCACGCGTCGGCACCTTTATACATGCCTTTTTCTAATTTAAGTTAGAAAGGAAGATGTTTTCACTGTCGTTTGCAATTTCAATGCGTCCAATCCGTTCGATAACTTAATTTAAAATTTTGTCGAAATATGCTCATTTGTTTGTGAAATCCTGCTCCTCGCCCCAGCGCCTCTAGGGGGCAGGAATGTCCTCCACGGTGATTACAAACCCAGAAGAAAACGAGAATGCAGCTATGCACCGAGGCCAGACAACGTTgataaaacaagaataaaaagtAATTTTGGGCTATGACACAAGTTTATTCTATGCCCTTTTTAGTTTgcaataataatataataataataataactatcAGCAAAATGTGTTCAAGCTTACGACATGAGCTTATAATGAGTTTATTTCACCGCCTGTTTCCATGAGGAACCGTGGGTGATGATCCTGTCGTGGAAGATCGGCTGGACCACCACTGGAGGTAGCTGTAGTTCACTCTTGATTCTCTTCAGATCGTATAAATCTTTCGCCTTTTACTAAAGATTTCCGTGGAGAGGCTCAACAAGAGTTTATCTCAATTTTTTGGTGCCCTGCGAAAGCGGGGCTTTCTGCACATGTTTAATGACAATATTCATCCATATtccaccgcttatccggggAGCCTACGCAGAGGAGCCCAGATTTACCCTCTCTCAAgatacttcttccagctcgtccaaTAAACTTAATCTCTCTTCAAAGACAGAAAGGAgtacatttaattattttgtcaTCTTTGACTATATAGCGGGATACTGACTAATGCATAATCAGTTGTTTATGCGCAGATGTTGACCCCTTCCATTGTAACAAAAAATCTGGCGGTGCGTCAACAAATAAAATCAGGCTACAAATTGTCGGTGCAATAACCGTGTTTTATATATCTGTTCTATAGGTGACACATAAAACATTTCTCATGTTAATTAACAGTATACATGCCTTCTAATTTAAATTACAAATTAAGACGGTGATAATTAAATTTATAATTTCAGTGCGTGGAATCCTTTCGATGATTTACAAACGTAAAATTGTGTTGACATGTGGAGCTACAGTACTTGCCCTTCGCCCCAGCGCCTGCAGGGGGTAGCAACGTCACCCAGGGTGATTAAAaccaagaagaagagaaggagaacgCAGTGGCGGATAAAACGAGAACAAAGTAATTTTGGGGTGTGAAACAACTTTATTGTATACGTTTTTATTTGAGCATAATATTTGTCTCACGATCTCTAAAACGTGTTCAAATTCCTGAACAGTTTAAATGATGAACCGTGGGTGATGATCCTGTCGTGGAAGATCGGGTGGACCACCACTGCAGGGAATTGTAGTTCACTCTTGATTCTCTTCAGATCGTATAAATCTTTCGCCTTTTACTAAAGATTTCCGTGGAGAGGCTCAACAAGAGTTTATCTCAATTTTTTGATGCTCTGCGTAAGCGGGGCTTTCTGCACATGTTAAAGAATAAAGCTCCATGTTTTCACATTAGTATGTCCAGGATTAATTCCAATATGAAAGTGGAGCTATcataggttgggttagggtcattaCATTACATTAGTAAGTTCAGGGTTATTCTTAATGTGAAAAGCAAACTATCATAATTCCTGTAATTGACCAAAAACAGATAAAATGAATCAAGTTGTACCCTTTAGAAAACGCAATACGTTATTGAAATGCTGAACTCGGGTTGCACGCTTGTGTTGGCGTGAATATTTTGTGTTCGCTGTGGGGCCGCTAGGTGGCAGGATTGCCACGCCCACTTATTGGaaaccaagaagaagaagagtagGAGGAAGTGggggaagaagaaaataaacgTCATTTTGAGTtgtgaaatgtttcttttgtttacgTTTTTCTTCTGGAATATCAAAAAATGCCTGGATTGTCTTCATTTGGGAGGAAATAAAGAATGATCTTCACAACAttgtaattttatttgaatCGACATTCAGTTTTTATGGCTAACTTTATAAACAGCAATTGTGCAAAGTCTTATGCAAATAAGTGCGAATTGCTCGTTTTTAACCTTAatatatgtgtgtttaaatTAATTATTGATTAATATCCTCAAACTAAAGTAAATGTATGCATAATTTGTCACACAAGCAGGTGGTACCTGAAGCATGTGGCTGTGTTATCTTTCTGTGTACAGTACCTTAATAACTCTTAACAAATATCTAGTACATTTATAAATGAGATGTGTTTCGTGCATCATAGATACATTGAAgaaatttattttatgtaattGTTACGATAAAATTGAAACGAAGAAGAAGGCCCAGCCGGTAAGGCCTGTTTAATTAATGCGTTCAGCTCTTTAATGGCTTGTAATGATTTTATGTCACAGTGATCTCTTCTAGAAGATCAGCAGGGAAGTAGCCCAGCTTGCGTCCAGTGCTGACCTTTAAGTATCCACCTTTCTCATCTCCTTTCTTCACTACAATCTGAAACACAGAGAAAGTTCACCTTAATTCCTTGGTGATATTGTGAGAACAGTTATTTTGTTGgacattaataaaataaagaaaatatgcTTTCTTTTGCAGTCATTACCTGATCTTTCTTTAATGTGATTTGTCCCATCTCCCTGTTTCCTACAAAGGAGCGTGTCACCTTAAAAACCCTTTCTGATGCTCGTACCTTAATGAGGTAGTTGGTGGGGAAGTAGCCTGACTTTTCCCCCATCTTTCCCTAAAAAGAGCCACAGCAGAGGTTTAAAATACAACATCTACAACATCAACTCTTAAGATGTTCAACTCACCCTCCACCATTCTTCATTGGAGTCATCCAACACTGTGATCCGATCACCAGGGCTTAAACAAAAGGGACAGAAGGAATAAagcatttttgttcatttttacatttcaaGCATTTTTTTTGTATAACAACCTTATATAATTACATGCTCGGTGGGTAATATTTAAAACTTGTAATCATACTGGAAATCAAGGTCATCCTTTTCTATGGCCTTGAAGCGGTAAAGAGCCAGGTAATAGTGGGATTGGGAAAATGTTCCCTTAGCCTGTTGACAAGCCAGCACAGTCATTACTGCTTAGGCAGCTAAAGTGCAACAAACTCATGTAAACAAACATCATTACTAAGTCAACTTGATAAATAGTTGCAACAGTCTTTTTTCTGACCTTTTCATCTGCTTTGTCTCCACCTTTCTCCTTCTTATCCTCAGGTTTCCCTGTGACCATCAGACAAATTCATTATTTACAACAATTTGTTTACATCATACTGGTGAGATAAGTTTGCTTGTACTTGACCATATTACTTTCCTTACAACTCTATTTTACTTTTTCCAAATAAAACAGCACTACGTGTGTGTCAGATCTGATTATTTAATAATCGTTAATCACGTCTGCTGCAAATATGCTGAGCTTTGATTCATTAGCATCTaccttcccctccctcttcgTTTTCTTTGGGCTGCtggttctcctcttcctcttcttccatcatcatcatcatctgaaGAAGAAACATTATTTGACATACACATGTTACTTTTAATTTCTTTATGTATGGATTATTTCATTCATACATTTTTACTTGCTCCTCATATTTTATAATGTAGTCATGTAATATGAATGAATGTTTGTTTATAAACACGCACATTTTTCTtgtcattttcattctttttacGCTCCTTATTGGCCATGATGACCCCAACCCGCAGAGTGTCAAAAACTGGGTCATTCCGATTCGGGTTGTCTGGAGAAAGTCAGAGCCGTAATTTAGATTAATAAATGTTACCAATCAGATGTACAGATCAATGCCAGGCAGGCTGCAATACTGGACTCACTTGAGTCTGGTTGGTCGCTGCTGTACAGGGGGGAGCTGTAGGCTCTTCTGAAGCCGGGCGGCTGCGTTAGACAAATCAAGGCTGTTATATGCACCAAAGTTTCCTGTGTGTTTCCACACTTTGTCTTACTGTTGTGTTAACTGGCTGCAGAGAAACTCACAATTTTACCAAAGCACCTCTGGAATTCTACATAGGACTGACATGAATGGTGGATGTTGGTCTTGCAGTTTTTACACCTCAGAGCAAATTTGTTGTTTACTGGAAGGGCAAAAGTGGATAAATTAAAACtgccatttatttattctttcatttgtttgttgtagtaaatataaatatacGTACGGACTATCATGCGAGCACAGACGTCACAAAACTTTGGTTTCTTGCAGTAGTGGTCCTTGAATTTGTGCGGTTTGTCATTAACCCGGACGACAGGCTCTTGAGGTTCTGGTTCCTTCTCCTCcacttcaacctcctcctcatATATAAAATAGACctttacataaaaaaacaaaacaaaacaatatatAACTGTTATTTACCAAAACAGCACATGAGTGTGTTTTAATGCACACACAAAGAACAGGAAATTAGATAAAGGTAATGTGGAGTATTTCATAAATGTGCAAGTTTCATGTTTTGGGAGCATCTGACTGAAAATGTTTAATTCCAgggctttattttaaatcatatACGAATCATTCCTGAAACTTCTATCTGCAAAATTTTATTCCCCACTgggataaaaacagcagaaacacaaaagtcATGGTTCATATTTTTCCAGTCGTGGTTGAACTGCGTTCCTGCCCCAGCTGGTGGCTATTTTAAACTGTCTCAGAATGGTACTGTTGACAGTGACGGGGGGGTGGACATGGTCCTGCCACTCACAGTGTCTCCGTCCTCTTTCACTACGTTGTCAGGCACTGGAGGGTTGTCATGGATATCCAAAGAGTGTTTGTCATCCTccctgacgcacacacacacacacgagaggaAAAACTCATTCAACTTCCGACAGCTACTTTCAAAAATTAAAACCatgacataaaaacaaacaaataatttCACTGACTGACTTTTATATCAAATCACTGATCTAAGTCAAAATTAGATTTTCATTGTGCATTGCGACTCACATAATCCATTTGAGAACATTGAGCTCTTTTTTTGAGCAACTTTAAGAATATATTACAGAATGTAACTATAATTATAACTAAttatatgaaaaaaataatattaatattaaatattaaaaactaCTTTGAAAAATCTCTGCCACAATGCAAGGAGAAGCCAGTGTGGATCATGCTCATAATGTTTGATTTGACACAGATTTGCTGTAAGACTTAATCAAATTATTCCAAAAAAGGTTTAAGTTTCTTATCCCATTTTAAATTCTAGctattttactgtttttaaatTCCCAAACTTTTAAACTCACATCTGTGCAACAGTTACAGTAATATGACCTTTTGAAAATGATCAATCTTAAACGAGTGCATCAAAAATGCACGAAATATACTTACAGATCCATCGGTAGCCGTCAATACTGCTTTACCTACAAAGATAagtttattttagttttacagTACAAAAAGtattgaattatttttttttaaatcaggagTTGGCTGCCAGGGTTATCAAAACCAAAAGCTACCTGCTCAATTTTCATGAAATCCCAACTGAACTAAGACGGCCAGGGTGTTTTGAGGGTTGGTTGTGATGTGTTGCCACCAACAACGTTAAGtttaaaatacataaataaataaaaataaatggaggaCTTACAAAGGAATTacacaacacaaagacacacaaacagatcaCACATCTGTGTGAATTCTGATCGAAAAGCTTGAAATACATagcaaacacatgcaaacacacactgcacgAGTGTCCTTGTCTGCTCGGCTGAACCTATTCTAGGGCTGTGAAATTTAATCTACTCAGCACATCTAAATCTGGTCCAGTAAGCttgaaaaaaagagcaaattgATTAAAAAGTAACCACAATCAAAATCACTCTTTCTAAAATCACAAATATCTACAAAACTTATAATCTTTACATAATTGCTATATAAATATTAGGTTGAAAAATGGACCCATATGGTCTGACTTGAAGAAACTTTACACAATAACCTAAAACATCAAACCAGCTGCATCTTACCTTCAGTCAAAGTTCACAGAGCTCTGAGGATAAAATCCAGCACACACGGGAAGTTTCCTTTCCTGCTGCCAGTTACAGGAGCTGATCTGTCCAGTGGATCCAGAAGGAACAAACCTGCGTCCTCAGTTCAGGCCCACTGGGGTCAACGTCACGATGAGACACTTACTGTCAATTTAGGTGATCCCCAGTGTTCCTGAATGAACATGTGTGTATATTAACCTATGATTGAGAGCGCGTGTgcttgaatgtgtgtttgtgtgcatgccaTACGAACCACTCATGTGTCAAGATGACTGTTGGCGACAGCTGGGGACCCTGGACGGAGCACCGATGACGACCAGAAATCAGATACTTTCACTTGCTCTATCTTCATTGCACACTCACCTTTTTCTCCTTGTCATTTTTCACAAACAGCAGAAGTACACACACTGGTAAACACACTCTCCTCTGTTGTTTCAGAACCAGATAAAGACTTTATTTGTCGCTGGGTGGTTTGTATCAATGATTACACATTGAGGATCATTACCCTTTCAGAAAAAATCACACCAGGAGTCTTTTAGGTATGTATATGATGAGATTTTGGTCACACTTCAGAGGAGAAGGGTTTCAAGTGGAAGGTTTTATTGATGTGACCCCAAAAGATGAAATTATCTTTGATTATTTTCCCCCATTAATAAAATCTCAAAGCAGATTAAGACGGTCACAATTTCACGCTACAGATTTACCTCAGTTCATCTATAGAGGGACTGTTTTATTCCAACCTCAACTCTTTGGGACAGAAAAAGGTGTAGATTTTTGCTAAAGGGCAACATTTTACAGTACTTCAAAAAAGGAGACTTAAAAATATCATGGTCCCTTTGCACAGTTGAATATAATCACAATTTCACATTTCAGTAATGACTTTAATCCACATTTATGTTACAAGGAAATATTAAGAAGGTCAGATACGTCATTTTATTATCGCGGGACACCAGCAAATAGTCAAGGTAAAAATATTCAATCATAGAGCTTTCTCTTCCTCAAAGGattgtttattcattcattttctgctCGGTCCAAGACTTGCTGATTACAATAGTGA is part of the Takifugu flavidus isolate HTHZ2018 chromosome 8, ASM371156v2, whole genome shotgun sequence genome and encodes:
- the stac3 gene encoding SH3 and cysteine-rich domain-containing protein 3; the protein is MDLEDDKHSLDIHDNPPVPDNVVKEDGDTVYFIYEEEVEVEEKEPEPQEPVVRVNDKPHKFKDHYCKKPKFCDVCARMIVLNNKFALRCKNCKTNIHHSCQSYVEFQRCFGKIPPGFRRAYSSPLYSSDQPDSNNPNRNDPVFDTLRVGVIMANKERKKNENDKKNMMMMMEEEEEENQQPKENEEGGEGKPEDKKEKGGDKADEKAKGTFSQSHYYLALYRFKAIEKDDLDFHPGDRITVLDDSNEEWWRGKMGEKSGYFPTNYLIKVRASERVFKVTRSFVGNREMGQITLKKDQIVVKKGDEKGGYLKVSTGRKLGYFPADLLEEITVT